The DNA window TGTGAAAATTCAGATAACAAgagtagataaaaaaaaaaataccagatcAAGGAAATAGATAAATGTTGTTCTACTACACTGGTTTGTAACCAAAACACACGTATGAGCACAGAAAAGACGTCCGGGTCTGAACACACCTTGGCGAGACTGGCTGTAAAGAGGACACATTCAAATAGCTCTCCCATCTTTTGAAGAAACTCGTCCACGTGGGGTCGTTTCAGCACATACACCTGCAAGACACGCCGCACATTTTAGGCCAGgttagagaaaaacaacaacatgcacggtagggctgcacaattaacgAACATTAATCGCAATCACACTTTTGGCTTccaaaaattaaatgaacacgATCACCTGAGATATTGACGTTAAAAATGTGcgctctgctcatagaaaatgctgcagcatatcaaatcaagcgcttcctagaCTAACAGCCATCAGTCGGttatcaagatgttttggcttcacttttgggtatagatatcatctatacaaccaatgtgtttatgattaaattaagagcataaaattgtttatctagctcttaatgttgctaatttttCTCTCGAAGTGCATCAGATTGAagtatttaactttaaaatgtagccgACAAAAGGGTAGGGTGAATATatcctgtattttctcttattgcaatatatatagcagaaaaaaatattgcaatgtccaacatcgtgcagccctaatttgtacattagcaagaatgtagcacagcatggaagtgaaaacagcgctctgcttattttaatgtgaaagtgcaataaaatatgttgtcactaaaaatcaatgaataatcgtgatatcaatattgatcaaagtaatcgtgattatcatttaggtcataatcgtgcagccttGATGCACGGTGTAACACGAGAATCAGACAACAAGTATGAAATGTGAGAGGAGCGCAGTTTACTATGACCTCCACAGTGTGGTTTATAGCAGTGTTCAGTGTCCAGATGTTTTCACGATTGCTACAGAGAAATTCCTGTTACTCATTTCTTGCATTATCAAAAATCTTCAGCTTGCCACCCTCTCTAAAAGACATCATTTTCACTCACAGTTTTAAGatgccctcctctctcttcgcTCAGCGGCTGCCACCCAGTGCAAGTAATCATGAATAGGCCAACCAGGATACACACAGCCTATCCTGGATTACTTGAACTGGATCACAGCCATTCTCTTCAGGATCTTCACAGAGGAACAACATTGACCTCTTGCCCCTAATTAATAAAAAGGTGTACTTCACTAAAAACGtctttttattgtgtgtgtgtgtgtgtgtacaatacCTGATGAACGGTACCGTCGATCTCCACCGGAACAATAAAATCTGCATTGCTGATGGGCTGTGAGAAGAAAACACATCAGTGTCATTCAAAGTGTTCGTTGTAGTACCACAACTGATCAGCAGAGGTCCTGCTAGGAACACCGAAACTTTGCAATTCACAGATTGTCAAATCTCtggaaggaagaagaaaatcTCTTTTATGCCAAAAACAAATCCTCCTTCCTTCTGCAACCTCTCTAGTAATCTACAGACAACGAGGTAGTCGCcctcagacaggaagtggacagagagaggatggactgaggtaaaaaaagaaaaaaggaagcaTAGGAGCAAAATGAGGTCTACACACATCATATTCACTACTATTACACCACTATTACTGCACTTCAGACAACTTCCTTTATGTGACAATGCTTGTTCAACCTTaagaagaaaatgtattaaCTGCAGCTGGTTGCCAACATCAGCAGGCCTTCAGACTATTCTGTTACCACCTTGCTTTTATTCTGTAATACGCTGTTATAGCCCCTGTTCTTACTACAGCACATCCTCCACCACCTGGCTTTGTTTACACTGTGTTTTAATGGATTTAACACAGCTTTGACTTCCTGCAGGTTATTGGCTGACTTTTGGATATAAAGACAAAGATAACGTcagatatataatatgtatgacTCTCACTGCAATGCatgtacaccgatcagccataacattaacaacattatgaccactgagaggtgaagtgaatacCATTGAGTAtcttgttacaatggcacctggcagtgggttaggcagcaagtgaacattttgtccttgaagtttTGTCcttggaagcagaaaaatgggcaagcgtaaggatgtgaacgactttgacaagggccaaattgtgatggcgagacgactgggtcagagcatctccaaaactgcagctcttgtgggatgttcccggtctgcagtggtcgggacctaccaaaagtggtccaaggaaggaaaaccggtgaaccggcgacagggtcatgggcggccaaggctcattgatgcacgtgggtagcaaaggctggcccgtgttgtccgatccaatagaagagctactgtagctcaaattgctgaaaaagtgaatgctgattccgatagaaaggtgtcagaacacacagtgcattgcagtttgttgcatatggggctgcgtagccgcagactgGTCAGGTTGCCCATGCTGacgttatggctgatcagtgtatttTGTATGCTTTACGTACGTACACTAAGTATAGTTTTCAGGGTAGTGaaagttgtgatttttttttcctattgacaaattgcattttttaagCAAAGATTTTGATGGTCAAGCCAACTGGTGACTGTATCTTTGTAACACAGAAGGCCTTAGCCAgctcacacactgacagctgacaaTTGCAGAGCTGTGCAGAATCTCATCTATTTGAGCCTCTTCTTACCTTGAACGAGCTGTGGACGAGCGTTTCATCCAAGTCAATCACCACACACTTTTTGCCGTAGTCAGATATTATCATCTCTGGTAGGAGgtatttggctggtggctgtgGGGGAAGACAATAGATATATCAGatatatggagagagagagagagagagagagagagagagagagagagagagagtgagggtgtctgagatagaaagaaagagagagagagagagtgatataAGACATAAACTTTGCATAAATTAATGTGTAAGGCTGAGCAGAGAAGCCAACACCGTGTTAGGAAGAGCATGTCCATGGGTGACAATGCAGCTGAGATAAAGCCATGTCTGAAATGATGCGACCCATTGCTTCAAAATGACACCCTATGGGATTCTTCAACACCGGATGTCCCCCTGCTACAGCTGCCTACTCAGAAAACATAGCACCGCCCTAAATCACCTTATATTTTTGTCAAATCTTGTGgagattaaataaaacaaaggcCATGCAAAGGTTAGCTTCTTTCAGTTTCATTGACATTACTCAAACCTTAATCTTTTGTTTAAAAATGCCATTCATTCTTCAAATTCATTAATGcaaattgcgatttttaggttgtagcaggcttagttttaaagctagagtgaaggctgtcatcttatgaaactagaaaaacctattgggaatccattagtaccaaccatgtcatactagcttgtcgcaaaggaagctaaataacactccaaacttaggctaaattttggcgaggaaaaaatgccattttcacaagggtcccttgacctctgacctcaagatatgtgaatgtaaatgggttctatgggtacccacgagtcccccctttacagacattcccactttatgataatcacatgcagttttgggcaagtcatagtcaagtcagcacactgacacactgacagctgttgttgcctgttgggctgcagtttgccatgttatgatattgagcatatttctttatgctaaatgcagtacctgtgagggtttctggacaatatctgtcattgttttgtgttgtcaattgatttccaataataaatatatacatacatttgcataaagaaagcataattgcccactcccatgttgataagagtattaaatacttgacaaatctccctttaaggtacattttgaacggataaaaaatgtgtgattaatttgagaaaGATCAAgcttaactatggacaatcatgcgatttatcgtgattaaatatttttaaattgattgacagccctaatatgataGGATAAAGTCATGTGGGAACTATGTATAAAAATCCTTTCACTTCTGATGGAGCTTCACTCTCACTGATATTACTCAATTGCACAGATAAGTAGCACAATAAATGGATTTACTTCTTGCGTGGAAGCACCTGAGGCGATTAATAGAAACAGCTTTAACTTGTTAGACAGTTTGTGTCTCAGTATTTCTGAAAGCATACAAACCACCAAGTGTCACTCATGCAGATCAGGCACTGAGGCACCATTTAAACCCATATGTGCATATACACCTTCCTCGCAGCCGGTGCTACCATCGGCTGGAAATGAACCGCAGTACGGTAGCAGAGCAAAAGCTCTCTGAGGAGCACTGGAGCCCACACAGACAGGATGTGCCAGCACCAGCCCACTCAGCCTGCATGcaaaggaaaagggaaaaaaaaggcaatacaTACACTAGGGACAGGGATAACCTCGACCTGGTCACACTACAACacaagagagacacacacataaaaaaaaacacgttgaGGGGTAGGAAGGAGGACAAATAAAAAGGTCCACGAAGAttgagaaacaaacaaacggcaTGTGTTTAGTGGCGCTGCAGCCCACCTTGGGAGGCGACCCGTTCTCCTCAACAGGTGGAGGCTGGGGGCTGGTGTTGGTGGCTGGCGGGTCCACATTGTAGTTGCGGAAGCAGCAGAAGAATGTGCTGAAGATGCTCCGGCTCCTCTGCTTCTTTAGGCTGCTGTTGGACTGGGACGCTGtcaaaacaaacaggagggagtgggagagaggagagggtgaaCAAGTGTATATGCAAATCGATGTTCTGTCATAAAAAACGCTGAAGGCTGGGAAGCATTTACTTTTGCTTATTTGCATGCTGAGCTGTAGATGCTGCTGGAATAACTGGGAACAAACTGTTATTATGTTCATTACAATCCTCCTAAGTGGCCACGGTGGTGTGAGCAACACTGAGTCACAACAATAGGTGAGACCTTGACAGTGTGATTAAATGGCATTAGTGTTGGTTTTGTTGACCCGGCCTGGCAGAACCACTGATCAGAAAATAACTTGGCTGGCTGGGTGACTTCATCAGTCACACATAGCGACAGTTCAGAgcgctgctctgctctgattgcaAATCGCCCCTCATTCCAGGACTACGGAGCAGGGCCTAAATCAGACACCAGGCTTTTATTAATAGTGACAAGTTGGAAGCTGCACGCTCCACCCTCCTCCTTTTTGCCCTGCTGTGGATCCCTTCACCTGATTGGCCTAGGAGTCTCCATTTTGAAAGCTTGCTTACATCTCCCCCCCATGTTTCGGCTGGCAGGTGAGTGACTGAAGCAGCCTGGACATGCACAGGAGgtgaggggagggaggaggtgggaggCCCCTCAGATCCCGCAGAGCCTATACAAGGCTGCATTCCTCTCCACCCATTAGTCCCCCCTGCTCACCCCTCGGCTCGCACAACCAGAATGCTTTTGCAACTGAAGACCAGCGAAGAGCAAATATCATTATGTGGTGTCTTTTGGCATTTTGATATTGTGCCACTTTGTGCTCCTGACCTTAAACAAATACCCAACAGACATGTGTCATAGGAAACACTGTGCCTCAAGAGAACACAACAAATGACTAGTCTAGTACACAAAGTATTAGTTAGAACTACAAACTTTAAACAACACTTACAAATACCAGAACTGTTCAGCCAGCTTTGTCAAGTGTTTTTCCATCAAACACTCAGACATCTCAGAGTATCTTGAGGCAACAAAAGGCAGCCTTAGCCTCATATCATGTCATGCAATGGCATAATGAGTGGAGTTACCACACTATTGTTTTAAGAAGATTACATCAATTCTATATTCCACTGCTAAAAATACTCATCGGTGCAGGAAAGGTATGAGACACCGACAGAGCAACAGCATGAAACACTTTGCCTTTCCCGATCTCTCTGTCATTTCCCTCTATCGCTGGCTTCCATTCACGTTAATTACCGCCTTTCAAGCTAGGGCACGCTGTGCTGGATAGTTAGACTATATCCCATTAGTGACACAAGCTCCTTCACCCCAAGAGAATTGAAGTACAATACACATCCATCAACAAGGAAACAACATTTAGACATACAGTGACTATTTTaacttaaggccctgacacacatTTGACCGTCGGACCATTAGGGGCCATCGGGGAGCGtctgttggcctagtttttgcggtgtgtcccgcactgtcggctctagtctgccgtGTCGgtggtttttcggccgattcagcatgttgaaatcactccgattggctgttcagcttaaacgaatcagtgcacgagaagagaaacggacttgaggaaagcaagccaacgagtaaagtcaagagtgCACACACAggaggctcttctcatttttccaATACaaagatattttcacagtatcAAGAGATGGCATGCCAATCACTTTGGAGTAATGTAAGCTAAATAAATCCCTCAGGAAAACCCTATGCCATCTTCTTAgtgtccaaaacaaaaaaagggcaA is part of the Sebastes umbrosus isolate fSebUmb1 chromosome 12, fSebUmb1.pri, whole genome shotgun sequence genome and encodes:
- the ctdsplb gene encoding CTD (carboxy-terminal domain, RNA polymerase II, polypeptide A) small phosphatase-like b isoform X2 — protein: MNIITVCSQLFQQHLQLSMQISKTSQSNSSLKKQRSRSIFSTFFCCFRNYNVDPPATNTSPQPPPVEENGSPPKCDQVEVIPVPSPPAKYLLPEMIISDYGKKCVVIDLDETLVHSSFKPISNADFIVPVEIDGTVHQVYVLKRPHVDEFLQKMGELFECVLFTASLAKYADPVADLLDQWGVFRERLFRESCVFHRGNYVKDLSRLGRELSNVIIVDNSPASYIFHPENAVPVQSWFDDMNDTELLDLLPFFEGLSKEEEVYGVLQNLRGR
- the ctdsplb gene encoding CTD (carboxy-terminal domain, RNA polymerase II, polypeptide A) small phosphatase-like b isoform X1, with the translated sequence MDHMSIITQVSNPKEEEIISFNQEKASQSNSSLKKQRSRSIFSTFFCCFRNYNVDPPATNTSPQPPPVEENGSPPKCDQVEVIPVPSPPAKYLLPEMIISDYGKKCVVIDLDETLVHSSFKPISNADFIVPVEIDGTVHQVYVLKRPHVDEFLQKMGELFECVLFTASLAKYADPVADLLDQWGVFRERLFRESCVFHRGNYVKDLSRLGRELSNVIIVDNSPASYIFHPENAVPVQSWFDDMNDTELLDLLPFFEGLSKEEEVYGVLQNLRGR
- the ctdsplb gene encoding CTD (carboxy-terminal domain, RNA polymerase II, polypeptide A) small phosphatase-like b isoform X3, translated to MDHMSIITQVSNPKEEEIISFNQEKASQSNSSLKKQRSRSIFSTFFCCFRNYNVDPPATNTSPQPPPVEENGSPPKPPAKYLLPEMIISDYGKKCVVIDLDETLVHSSFKPISNADFIVPVEIDGTVHQVYVLKRPHVDEFLQKMGELFECVLFTASLAKYADPVADLLDQWGVFRERLFRESCVFHRGNYVKDLSRLGRELSNVIIVDNSPASYIFHPENAVPVQSWFDDMNDTELLDLLPFFEGLSKEEEVYGVLQNLRGR